The Ranitomeya imitator isolate aRanImi1 chromosome 8, aRanImi1.pri, whole genome shotgun sequence genome window below encodes:
- the KCTD6 gene encoding BTB/POZ domain-containing protein KCTD6: MHSSAFKRRVHSKHQSFDQMDNGDWGYLGRNEMTDPVTLNVGGHVYTTSLSTLTRYPDSMLGAMFRGDFPTARDSQGNYFIDRDGSLFRYVLNFLRTSELTLPVDFKEFDLLRKEADFFQIEPLIQCLNDPKPLYPTDTFEEVVELSSTRKLSKYSNPVAVIITQLTITTKVHALLEGIANHFTKWNKHMMDTRDCQVSFTFGPCDYHQEVSLRVHLMEYITKQGFTIRNTRVHHMSERANENTVEHNWTFCRLARKTDD, translated from the exons ATGCATTCCTCAGCATTCAAGCGTCGGGTTCATTCCAAGCATCAGTCATTTGATCAAATGGATAATGGAGACTGGGGATACTTGGGGCGGAACGAA ATGACCGATCCCGTCACACTGAATGTCGGGGGCCACGTGTACACCACCTCACTCTCAACACTGACCCGTTATCCGGATTCCATGTTGGGCGCGATGTTCCGCGGCGACTTCCCCACCGCCAGGGACTCCCAGGGCAATTACTTCATTGACCGCGATGGATCCCTTTTCCGCTACGTCCTGAACTTCCTCCGGACGTCAGAACTCACTCTGCCCGTAGACTTCAAAGAGTTCGATCTGCTGCGGAAAGAAGCCGATTTCTTCCAGATCGAACCCTTAATACAATGCCTCAATGACCCCAAACCTTTGTACCCCACGGACACTTTTGAAGAAGTGGTGGAACTGTCCAGCACGAGGAAACTGTCCAAGTATTCCAACCCGGTGGCCGTAATCATCACCCAGCTGACGATCACCACCAAGGTGCACGCGTTACTGGAGGGCATCGCCAACCATTTCACTAAATGGAATAAGCACATGATGGACACTCGGGATTGCCAGGTCTCGTTTACTTTCGGGCCGTGCGACTACCACCAGGAGGTCTCCCTAAGGGTCCACCTGATGGAGTATATCACAAAGCAAGGTTTCACAATCCGGAACACGCGGGTGCACCACATGAGCGAGCGGGCCAACGAGAACACGGTGGAGCACAACTGGACTTTTTGCAGACTAGCGAGGAAGACGGATGACTGA